Proteins from a genomic interval of Clostridium sp. AN503:
- a CDS encoding sugar kinase, translated as MENSRNFDLLTLGQVLLRLSPPGNERLMRGDTFMKQVGGAELNVAVGVSLLGLHTGIISKLPSHDIGAFMKGKIRSYGISDDYFIYDNSPNARVGIYYYENGAYPRKPKVIYDRVGSSFYSLSIDDIPEDVYTATRCFHTSGITLALSPQIRETAVEMIKRFKAAGTLVSFDVNFRGNLWTGPEAKECIEQILPYVDVFFCSEDTARLTFLKTGTAREMMKSFAEEYPLSIVAATQRTVHSPKRHTFGSVIYDAKNDTYYEEEPYRDIEVVDRIGSGDAYISGALYGLLAYDFDCKKAVQFGNATSSVKNTIPGDLPSSDLEEIENIIKAHNQTGPQLEMAR; from the coding sequence ATGGAAAACAGCAGGAATTTTGATCTGTTAACGCTTGGCCAGGTACTTCTGCGTCTGTCACCGCCAGGCAATGAACGTCTGATGCGCGGCGACACCTTTATGAAGCAGGTGGGCGGTGCGGAGCTGAATGTGGCGGTTGGCGTATCGCTTTTGGGACTTCACACCGGTATCATCTCCAAACTGCCGTCCCATGATATCGGAGCGTTTATGAAAGGGAAGATCCGCTCCTATGGTATCAGCGATGATTATTTTATTTATGACAATTCGCCAAATGCCCGTGTTGGTATTTACTACTACGAGAATGGGGCGTATCCACGGAAACCAAAGGTGATCTACGACCGCGTGGGCAGTTCCTTCTACTCCTTAAGCATTGACGATATCCCGGAGGACGTGTACACTGCAACCCGGTGTTTCCATACCAGCGGGATCACTCTGGCGTTAAGTCCTCAGATCCGGGAGACTGCCGTTGAGATGATCAAACGGTTCAAGGCGGCGGGCACCCTGGTTTCCTTTGACGTGAACTTCCGCGGAAATCTGTGGACCGGACCGGAGGCCAAAGAGTGTATCGAGCAGATCCTTCCCTATGTGGATGTTTTCTTCTGCTCTGAGGATACGGCGCGGCTGACCTTCTTAAAGACCGGTACGGCCCGGGAGATGATGAAAAGCTTTGCGGAGGAGTATCCTCTTTCTATCGTGGCGGCGACCCAGCGCACGGTCCACAGCCCGAAGCGCCATACCTTCGGCTCGGTGATCTATGATGCGAAAAATGACACTTATTATGAAGAAGAGCCTTACCGCGATATCGAGGTGGTGGACCGGATCGGCAGTGGTGACGCGTATATTTCCGGCGCTCTGTATGGACTTCTTGCCTATGATTTTGACTGTAAAAAAGCGGTGCAGTTCGGCAATGCCACCAGCTCCGTGAAGAACACCATACCGGGCGATCTGCCGTCCTCGGATTTAGAGGAGATTGAAAACATCATCAAGGCCCATAACCAGACGGGACCGCAGCTTGAGATGGCAAGATAA
- a CDS encoding 6-phosphofructokinase, with protein sequence MGNVIVGQSGGPTAVINSSLAGVYKTARDRGAKKVYGMLHGVQGLLEERVVDLSEHIRSDLDIDLLKRTPSSFLGSCRYKLPEIKDGREVYDRIFEILDKLEVEYFFYIGGNDSMDTIKKLSDYAILNGSSIRFMGVPKTIDNDLAVTDHTPGFGSAAKYIASITKEVIRDGLVYDQQNVTLIEIMGRNAGWLTGAAALAAGEDCEGPDMLFLPEMTFDVDKFMKKVADIHKVKKSVVIAISEGVKVADGRYVCELTDNIDYVDAFGHRQLTGTARYLAEKISKEVGCKTRAIEFNSLQRCASHIVGRVDITEAYQVGGAAVKAAFEGETGKMIILKRVSDDPYLCVTDIYDVHKIANVEKKVPREWINEEGDYVTEEFLNYVRPLIQAELTPMMVDGLPRHLRLEDASYLGRG encoded by the coding sequence ATGGGAAACGTTATCGTAGGCCAGTCCGGCGGACCGACCGCCGTCATCAACTCCAGCCTTGCAGGGGTCTACAAGACTGCCAGGGATCGTGGCGCTAAAAAAGTCTACGGCATGCTTCACGGCGTTCAGGGGCTTTTGGAGGAACGGGTGGTAGATCTGTCCGAGCATATCCGCAGCGATCTGGATATCGACTTATTAAAGCGCACTCCGTCATCCTTTTTAGGCTCCTGCCGGTACAAGCTGCCGGAGATCAAGGACGGCAGAGAGGTGTATGACCGGATCTTTGAGATTTTGGATAAGCTGGAGGTGGAGTATTTCTTCTATATCGGAGGAAATGATTCCATGGATACGATCAAAAAGCTGTCTGATTATGCGATCTTGAATGGAAGCAGTATCCGGTTTATGGGCGTACCCAAGACCATTGACAATGATCTGGCGGTGACCGATCATACGCCGGGCTTCGGCAGTGCTGCCAAGTATATCGCTTCCATCACCAAGGAAGTGATCCGGGACGGCCTGGTGTATGACCAGCAGAACGTTACCCTGATTGAGATCATGGGCCGGAATGCAGGCTGGCTGACCGGGGCGGCGGCTCTGGCTGCGGGCGAGGACTGCGAGGGGCCGGATATGCTGTTTTTGCCGGAGATGACCTTTGACGTGGACAAGTTCATGAAGAAGGTGGCAGATATCCATAAGGTGAAAAAGTCCGTTGTCATTGCCATTTCCGAGGGTGTGAAGGTGGCTGACGGGCGATATGTCTGTGAGCTGACGGACAATATTGATTATGTGGATGCGTTTGGACACAGGCAGCTTACGGGAACGGCAAGGTACCTGGCTGAGAAGATCTCCAAGGAAGTGGGCTGCAAGACCAGGGCGATCGAGTTTAACTCCCTGCAGCGGTGCGCGTCCCACATCGTAGGCCGTGTGGATATCACGGAGGCGTACCAGGTGGGCGGAGCTGCGGTCAAGGCCGCTTTTGAGGGGGAGACCGGTAAGATGATCATCTTAAAACGGGTTTCCGACGATCCGTATCTGTGCGTGACGGATATTTATGACGTACATAAGATCGCCAATGTGGAGAAGAAGGTCCCCAGAGAGTGGATCAATGAAGAGGGGGACTACGTGACTGAGGAATTCTTAAATTATGTGAGGCCGCTGATTCAGGCGGAGCTGACCCCCATGATGGTGGATGGGCTACCGCGGCATCTCAGACTTGAGGATGCTTCTTACCTGGGGCGCGGGTGA
- a CDS encoding helix-turn-helix domain-containing protein: MHAWEAIQKSVDYIENNLTEEIPIDKLAETANLSPFYFQRLFSRLVKRPVCEYIKLRRLAQAVNDLKVKNSRILDIALDYGFSSHASFTRAFKETYGITPDEYRITGVHLNQFVKPELVLNYVMVDENVPLVTDGIVLEVMRRQLTAPRTFIGIAKEIPITELMGGTDTSVSFAAKLWDEFHKVKPKIPHLLADGNEFGALYMGEAQEGYCTYMAGAEAEYGSIEDGFAVFELPSAEYLVCGFEAENFEELTNSAVYKAQTFMTHWMKKHKLTTTDFAGEMYYPVTDDCAYMEHWILPIKIK; the protein is encoded by the coding sequence ATGCACGCATGGGAAGCGATTCAAAAATCGGTTGACTATATTGAAAACAACTTAACAGAGGAAATACCAATAGACAAACTGGCAGAGACCGCCAACTTGTCACCGTTTTATTTTCAAAGACTTTTCTCCCGCTTAGTCAAGAGACCTGTCTGCGAATATATAAAACTTCGCAGGTTAGCACAGGCAGTAAATGACCTGAAAGTAAAAAACAGCCGCATACTTGACATCGCATTGGACTACGGTTTTTCCAGTCATGCCAGCTTTACAAGAGCGTTTAAAGAGACGTATGGGATCACACCCGACGAATACCGTATAACGGGCGTCCATCTCAATCAATTTGTAAAACCAGAGTTGGTTTTAAATTATGTAATGGTTGATGAGAATGTTCCATTAGTTACAGATGGTATTGTGCTTGAAGTCATGCGCAGGCAATTAACCGCACCACGAACTTTTATCGGAATAGCAAAGGAAATACCTATTACAGAGTTAATGGGCGGCACCGATACAAGTGTTTCATTTGCCGCAAAACTATGGGATGAATTTCATAAAGTAAAACCTAAAATTCCACATTTGCTTGCAGATGGCAATGAATTTGGTGCACTTTATATGGGCGAAGCTCAGGAGGGTTACTGCACCTATATGGCAGGAGCCGAAGCCGAATATGGCTCTATTGAAGATGGCTTTGCAGTCTTTGAACTCCCAAGTGCAGAGTATCTTGTCTGCGGATTTGAAGCCGAAAACTTTGAAGAATTAACAAATTCAGCTGTCTATAAAGCGCAGACCTTTATGACGCACTGGATGAAAAAACACAAGTTAACCACTACTGATTTTGCAGGAGAAATGTATTATCCTGTCACAGATGATTGTGCGTATATGGAACACTGGATACTGCCAATAAAAATCAAATAA
- a CDS encoding DUF5684 domain-containing protein → MSESAAVGILLASMGLVLVCVLGWYVIQAIALWRIFTKAGEAGWKSLIPFYNGYTQYKITWNTTMFWVGLAATIVGTFMTNMDGAVSIIGGVIALAGYIVNIIGMHKLSLAFGHGVGFTLGLIFLNPIFILILGFSGDQYLGPQ, encoded by the coding sequence ATGAGTGAATCAGCAGCAGTAGGAATCCTTTTAGCGTCCATGGGCCTTGTTCTCGTCTGTGTGCTCGGGTGGTATGTAATCCAGGCAATTGCCTTATGGAGGATCTTTACCAAAGCAGGCGAAGCCGGCTGGAAGTCCCTGATCCCGTTTTATAACGGCTACACACAGTACAAGATCACCTGGAACACTACCATGTTCTGGGTTGGGTTGGCCGCTACGATCGTTGGAACATTCATGACCAACATGGATGGCGCTGTTTCCATCATCGGAGGCGTTATCGCATTAGCCGGATACATCGTCAACATCATTGGCATGCATAAGCTGTCCCTGGCATTTGGTCACGGTGTTGGGTTTACACTGGGCCTGATCTTTTTGAATCCGATCTTTATCCTGATTCTTGGGTTCAGCGGGGATCAGTATCTGGGGCCGCAGTAA
- a CDS encoding cell wall-binding protein, with amino-acid sequence MKKQTKRWLIPCAAAAFTIGASMMSFAATGWQQEDGEWRYYDRSGSPVENEWKKSGNSWFWLDENGYMATSQLIEDEDNYYYVDENGIQVKNQWRELENEDPGEDDMDTAWYYFGPNAKAYKAPDSGKTTFKTIVKANGASKKFAFDSEGRMLYGWVNDQSERVTGEDAWQNAEYYLGGYGDGEMRVNQWEKLDVEDDEQEDDDFDGWYWFYFRSNGKKTVDGTKTINGKKYRFEEHGNAVFNWFATASNATATPGDMFYSQPQDSWLSTGWFKTVPGEDVDPEGYADGDERWFYATKDGEIVKSEIKKINGYYYGFDEYGKMLEGLYKLSVNDRNITSYEEIETEDDLPEADEGWDVYYFGGSAKDGAMKTGTATIDIDGEKYTYNFRKSGDDRGKGYNGINDGVIYEKGKRIEADKDEKLKVVTLDSDDEDESGDFLVNTSGKIQKSKKNVKDGDDRYYCTDSKGRVTYQGTEKWTADMDKE; translated from the coding sequence ATGAAAAAGCAGACAAAGAGATGGTTGATCCCCTGTGCTGCGGCAGCATTTACGATAGGAGCATCGATGATGTCGTTCGCAGCTACCGGATGGCAGCAGGAGGACGGCGAGTGGCGCTACTATGACAGGAGCGGAAGTCCGGTTGAAAATGAATGGAAGAAATCAGGAAACTCCTGGTTCTGGCTGGATGAGAATGGTTATATGGCCACAAGCCAGTTGATCGAGGATGAGGACAATTACTACTATGTAGATGAAAACGGCATCCAGGTAAAGAATCAGTGGAGAGAGCTGGAGAATGAAGATCCGGGAGAGGATGACATGGATACGGCATGGTATTACTTCGGACCGAATGCAAAGGCATACAAAGCTCCTGATTCCGGCAAGACTACATTTAAGACGATCGTGAAGGCCAACGGGGCCAGCAAAAAGTTTGCATTTGATTCAGAAGGACGGATGCTTTACGGATGGGTCAATGACCAGTCCGAGCGGGTGACCGGAGAGGACGCATGGCAGAACGCAGAGTACTACTTAGGCGGATACGGCGACGGCGAAATGCGTGTGAACCAGTGGGAGAAGCTGGATGTAGAGGATGACGAGCAGGAGGACGATGACTTTGACGGCTGGTACTGGTTCTACTTCAGAAGCAACGGTAAGAAGACCGTGGACGGGACCAAGACCATCAACGGCAAGAAATACCGCTTTGAAGAGCACGGCAACGCAGTGTTCAACTGGTTTGCAACTGCAAGTAACGCCACTGCCACACCTGGCGATATGTTCTACAGCCAGCCTCAGGACAGCTGGTTATCCACTGGCTGGTTCAAGACGGTACCGGGTGAGGATGTAGATCCGGAGGGCTATGCAGATGGTGATGAGCGCTGGTTCTATGCTACCAAGGACGGCGAGATCGTTAAGAGCGAGATCAAGAAGATCAACGGTTACTACTATGGATTTGATGAATACGGCAAGATGCTGGAGGGCCTCTACAAACTGAGCGTCAACGACAGGAATATCACCTCCTACGAGGAGATTGAGACCGAAGACGACCTGCCTGAGGCAGATGAAGGCTGGGATGTATATTACTTCGGCGGCAGTGCAAAGGACGGCGCCATGAAGACCGGCACCGCTACCATCGACATCGACGGCGAGAAGTACACCTACAACTTCCGCAAATCCGGTGATGACCGCGGTAAGGGCTACAACGGGATCAACGACGGCGTTATCTATGAGAAGGGGAAACGGATTGAGGCTGACAAGGATGAGAAGCTGAAAGTAGTGACCCTGGACAGTGATGATGAGGACGAGAGCGGAGACTTCCTGGTAAATACCTCCGGTAAGATCCAGAAGAGCAAGAAGAACGTCAAAGACGGCGACGACCGCTACTACTGCACAGACAGCAAGGGCAGAGTTACCTATCAGGGTACCGAGAAGTGGACCGCTGATATGGATAAAGAATAA